The sequence below is a genomic window from Oscillospiraceae bacterium.
TCCAGCTCAAAGGACGCGTCCCTGATTACGTCGTCAAAGAGCTCCGCGTTCATGCAGTAGTGGTCGGCAGCGGGGTCATACCAGTACAGGGTGCTCCCGCACACCGAGCAGAACCCCCGCCCCACGTCCTCGTCCTGATAGGTGGTGATGAATTCCCGCCCCTGCAGGAACGCCACGTTCTCCCCCGGCCCCGGGTCCACGGAGAGCACCGGTCCCGAATTCATGCGGCGGCAGGTGCCGCAGTGGCAGGTATAGACGAACCTGCCGTACTCCTTGAGTTCAATCTGCACCTTGCCGCAAACACAGTGCCCGTGAACATGCTCCATTTTACAACACCCCTCTTTTCATTTCGCCCTTACGCGAACCTTTGTTCTATCCTACAGGATCGGCCCCGGGCTGTCAAGGGCCGCACCGCCCGGAAAAAACGCAGGCCGGTCCAAAGACCGGCCTGCATTTCTGTTTTACCTGTGCTCTCCGCGGCTGTAGGCCACCACCGTGCGGCGGTTGGGCTCGGTGCCGATGGAGTAGGTGGACACGTCGGGGAACTCCTGGAGCGCGGTGTGGATCACGTGGCGCTCGTAGGCGTTCATGGGCTCCAGGGTGACGTTCCGGCGGTACTTGACCACCTTGCCCGCCACCTTGTTGGCCAGCCGCACCAGGGACTCCTCCCGCTTGGCGCGGTAGCCCTCGGCGTCCACGTGGATGCGCACCCGCTTGGACTGGCCGTGGTTCACGGCGTAGCCGGTGAGCTGCTGGATGGCGTCCAGGGTCTCGCCCCGGCGGCCGATGAGGCTGCCCAGGTCCTGGCCCAGCAGCTCCACGTCGTAGTTGCCCTGCTCGTCCAGGGTGATTTTCGGGGCGGCCTGGGCCCCCATGTGGTTCAGCAGGCCGGTGAGGAACTCCTCAATCCGCGCCGCGCGCTCGTCCCCGGCCAGGTCGGCGGAGACCGAGGGGGCGGGGGCGGCCGCGGGGCGCTCCGCCACCGCGGTGGCGGCGGTGGAAACAACGGGGGCCGGGCGCTCCCGCCTGGGGGCGGCGGGCGCGGGGGCGTGCTTCTTTTCCACAGGTGCGGGGGCCGGTGTGGAAACGGGGACCGCCTCGTCGGGGGCCTCGTAGGTGACCTTTACCTTGGCCGGGCAGCTCCCGATGCCCAAAAACCCGGTCTTTGCCCGCTCCAGCACCTCAACGGAGACCTCGTCCCGGTCCATACCCAGCTTCTCCAGGGCGGCCTGAATGGCGGCCTCTTCGGATCTGCCGGTCGATTCAATCCACTTCAGCATATGGGCATCTTCTCCTTACTGCTTGTCATCCTCGGAGGCTGCGTCCTCCTCGAAAGCGGCCTCCGCCTCGGCGTCGTAGTCGGGCGCGTCGTAGACGGGGGTCTCGAAGGCGGGCGCGTCGGTGACGGCGGGCGTCTCGTGGGAGACCTCTTCGGGCGCTTCCCCAGGGGCCTCCACGGCGGCCTCCACGGCGGCCTGCTCGGCCACCAGGGAGTCCACAATCTCGTCGTCCACGGCGG
It includes:
- a CDS encoding aldehyde-activating protein yields the protein MEHVHGHCVCGKVQIELKEYGRFVYTCHCGTCRRMNSGPVLSVDPGPGENVAFLQGREFITTYQDEDVGRGFCSVCGSTLYWYDPAADHYCMNAELFDDVIRDASFELELFYDSKPDYYSFAGERRRLDHNFEEIK